The sequence below is a genomic window from Bradyrhizobium septentrionale.
GGCGAGCCCGACGCGCCACCCGAATCCTTCATTGAGCATCTGGCCGAGCGGCGCCGAGAGTAGTGCGCCGATCGAGCCCGCACCGGAGACGATGCCGAGTACGGTCGAGCGCACCGTCTCCGGCACCGCCCGCGCGGCAACCGACATCGCAATCGCCGCCGCGGTACAGGCCAGCGAGGTGCCGATCAACACGCCGCCGCCGATCATGACACTGACCAGCCCGTTCGCGGTCGTCATCAGCACCAGGCCCGCGATATAGAGCAGCGCGCCGACCACCATGATGGGTCGAAAGCCGTACCGCACCGTCATTGCACCGGCGAGCGGCTGCAAAAAGCCCCAGGCGAGGTTCTGCACGGCCAGCGCCAGCGTAAAATCGGATATCGAAATGTGGATGTCGTGCGTCAGCGGCTGCATGAAGATGCCGAGGCTCTGCCGCAGCCCCATGCTCAGCGTGAGCATGATGGAAGCGCCGATCAGAATGGGAAGCGTGGGACGCAGGACCTGCAACAGGGGCATTGTTCTTGTTCTCCCAAATGGGCACGGCACGAGTGCCGCAGGCTGCGATTCACGCTTGTTTTGGTTACACAGACCTGTGTACTTAGGCTATACAGGGGGCGAGCTGTCAAGCAAAGAGGATCACGGCTGGCGCATGGCTTCCCCGCCTCCCAAACAGACCATGAAAGAGCGGATCCTGGAGACCGCCGACAAGCTGTTCTACCTGCAAGGCATTCGCGCCATCGGCGTCGACACCATCGCGGCCGAGATCGGCATCAGCAAACGCACGCTCTACAATCACTTCCCGTCGAAGGACGCGCTGATCGAGGCTTACCTACAGCGCCGCTTCGTGCAGCCCCGCCCCTCCGACAAGCCGCCGGCCGAGCAGATTCTCGCGACCTTCGATTCGCTGGAGCGGCGCTTTTCAGCGCGGGATTTTCGCGGCTGCCCGTTCGTCAACGCGGTGGCCGAACTCGGCCCGGAGGACGAGGACCGGACTATCAAGAACATCGCTGTTGCCTTCAAGGAAAGCCGCCGGGTCTGGTTTCGCGACCTGCTGCGGCAGCTCGGCGTCACCGATGCCGAGCGACTGGCGACCCAGCTCACGCTGCTGGTCGATGGCTCGATCGCGCAGGACCTGGTGCGCGACGATCCCGGCATGGCGCGCGCCGCGAAGGAAGCTGCGCGTGTCTTGCTGGCGAATGCGGGGGTCAAGGTCGCCAAGGCCGATCACGCGGACAAGAAGCGCGGCGGCTGAATACGGTTGCGTCCCGAAGCGCGGTTTGGTTGATAGGGTCGACAACGCGCGACGGCGTCCGAAGGAATATTTCGTCAGGCGAGATTGACAGCGACCGCACAAGCAGCCCGCGGCGCAATAGGGAGCGACCATGGAAGATCTGAAGGTGACGGCCACCGGCTACGATTTCGCGCCGGCGCGCGCGGCCATGCAGCGTTATATCGACAACGATCTCCTGTCCGGCATCTCGTCGGCGGTCATGGTCGGCCGCGAGCTGGTCGAGGTCAGCTGCGTCGGATGGGCCGACAAGGAAGCGCAGATCCCGCTGCGCACCGACCACATCTTCCGGGTCTTCTCCAACACCAAGCTGATAACCTCCTGCGCGGCACTGCTGTTGGTCGAGGATGGCCGCTTCCAGCTCGACGATCCAATCGAGAAATTCATCCCGCAGCTGCGCAACCGCAAGGTCCTGCTGAAAGGCGCGACGTCGATCGATCAAACCGAGCCCGCGAAGAGCTCGATCACCATCCGTCAGCTGCTGAGCCACACCGCCGGTTTGAGCTACGGTTTCTTCGATCCCGGGACCGTCATTTTCAAAGCGCTCAACGAGCGCGGCGTGCACAATCCCAATACCACTTTGGCTGAGATGGTCGACGTTCTGGCCGATCTGCCGCTGATCTATCAGCCGGGCACGTCGTGGGAATACTCGCTCGCGATCGACGTGATCGCACGCCTGGTGGAAGTCGTGAGCGGCCAGACCTTCGACAAGTTCATCAAGGCACGCATCCTCGATCCGCTCGGCATGGTCGATACCGGCTTCGTCGTTCCGCAAGAGGATCAGGGTCGCCTTGTTGCATACTACGCAGGCGCCGATCTGATGGAGCCGATGAAGCCGGGTCTCACCCGCACCGACAATGCGCCCTTCCCCGGCGCCTATCTGCGCCCGGTCGCACGGCTCAATGGCGGCGGCGGTCTGGTTTCGACATTGCCCGATGTGGTCGCGCTGATCCGCAGCCTGCTGCCCGGCGGACCGACGCTGCTGAAGCCGGACACGATCGCAATGATGATGTCCAACCAGTTGCCCGAGGAACAGTGGATCCGCTTCGCGATGATGGGCGAGCAACCCGGCAAGGTGCACGGACTTGCCGGCGGCCTGATCCAGAAGCCCTCGCCGATCGATCATCCCGACGCAGCCGGCGAGTTCTATTGGGGCGGCGTCGCCGGCACGCAGTGGTGGATCTCGCCGAAGACCGGGACGGCCGGCGTCATGATGGCGCAGCGCCAGATGGCGTTCGTCCATCCGTTCTCGTTCGAGTTCAAGCGGATGGCCTATGACGCGGTGAAGCGCGGGCGTTAGGTTCATCTATCCTGTCGTCACCCGCGCATGCGGGTGACCCAGTATTCCAGAGGCAGCGCCGTTTGAAACGAGAGGCCGCGGCGTACTGGATACCCCGCATTCGCGGGGTATGACGACGGATATGATGGTGTGAAACGCGGACGTTACGCCGCTGCCGAGACCACGCGGTTGCGGCCGTCGTGCTTGGCGCGATAGAGCGCGGTGTCGGCGCGTTTGAGCACGTCGGTGACCTGCTCGCCCTTGCGCTCCAGCGTGGTGAGCCCGATCGAGATCGTGACGGTGATCCGCTTGCCGCCCTTGTCGACGGAAAAGGGCTCGCCCGCGATCGAGCGGCGCAGCCGCTCGGCGACCATGCCGGCGACATGCAGGTCGGTCTCCGGCATCACGATCACGAACTCCTCGCCGCCATAGCGGCAGGCGAGATCGATGCCGCGGATCGACTTGCGGATGCGGACGGCGAATTCGCGCAGCACGTCGTCGCCGGCGTCGTGGCCGTAGGTGTCGTTGATCGCCTTGAAGTAGTCGATGTCGAGGATCATCAGCGCCAGCGGCTTGCCGCGGACCGATGCCTGCTCCGCAAGCGTCGCGAGGTGGCTCTCCATGTAGCGGCGGTTATTGAGGCCGGTCAGCGCATCGGTGATCGCCATCTCGATCGAGTTCTGCACATTGTCGCGCAGATGATCGGTGTAGCGGCGGCGGCGGATCTGGGTGCGCGCGCGCGCCAGCAGTTCGTTCTTGTCGACCGGACGCAGCAGGTAGTCGTTGACGCCGATCTCGAGGCCGCGCATGAGCCGCGCGTTGTTGTCGGCATCCGAAATGGCGAGGATCGGCACCTGGCGGGTACGCTCCAACGAGCGGGCCTGGCTGCACAGCCGCAGGCCGTCGTAATTGTCGAGGCTGAGCGACACGATCAGCAGGTCGTAATTGCCCTCGGCAGCGTGGAACAACGCTTCCGCCGGATTGGTCTCGACATCGACGGTGTGCTCAGCGGAGAGGATCGGCGCCAGCTTCTCGTAGGACGACGGTCGGTCGTCGACCAGCAGGATGCGGCCGCCCGTGCCCCGGTCAGCGATCGCGCTGCGCTCGGGCGCCTGCATGCCGATCTCAAGCGAGGTGATGGCGCGCATGCGCAGCTCATCGGTCATCATCTTCAGACGCGTCAGCGAGCGCACGCGCGCGATCAGCACGACGTCGGACACCGGCTTGGTCAGGAAATCATCGGCGCCGGCTTCGAGGCCGCGCACGCGGTCGGCAGGACTGTCGAGCGCGGTGACGATGACGACGGGAATGAAATGGGTCGCAGGGTTCGACTTCAAGCGGCGGCAGACCTCGAAGCCGTCCATATCAGGCATCATGACGTCAAGCAGGATGATGTCGCATTCGGCGCGGGTGCAGATTTCCAGCGCCTCCGTCCCGTTGGAAGCGGTCAGCACATCGAAGTATTCGGCTGACAGGCGGGCTTCCAACAGCTTGACGTTCGCCGGAACGTCATCGACGACGAGGATACGCGCGGACATGGCACCACAACTCCCCTATCCGATAAAGCGTCGGACAGTCTCAATAAATTTGCCGACCGAGATCGGCTTGGACAAATAGGCTTCGCAGCCGCCCTCGCGGATGCGTTCTTCGTCGCCCTTCATTGCGAAGGCGGTGACCGCGACCACCGGAATCGTGCGCAGATCGGGATCGTCCTTGATCCAGCGCGTGACCTCGAGGCCGGAAACCTGCGGAAGCTGAATATCCATCAGGATCAGATCGGGGCGCAGCTTGCGGACGAGATCGAGTGCTTCGAAGCCATTGCTGGTGCCCGAAGTCTGATAGCCGTGCGCTTCCAACAGATCGCGAAAGAGCTTCATGTTGAGCTCGTTGTCCTCCACGATCAGGACGGTTTTGGCCATCCCGTCCCTCCCAAACCCAGGAGACAGGCCCCGCTGCGGCACCTCACGCACCGCGCTTGGGGCGCGTCGAAAAAGTGAATTCAAACTAGCGCCAGAATCGGTCTAACCCGTTAATCCCGTAGTCCAAACGTCCGCGGTGCGGTTTCCGTTGCTTGAACACCTGCGGAAGACTCGGGCATGATGGGCCTCTCAATAGAGACCATAAGTTAACGGAAAGGCAAACCGGCGCGTTGAAAAAGCCTGTTCACAACCCCCGGGAAGTTGCTGAAATCGTTGCGATTCAGGCGCTCGGTTTTATTGCCGGCGATCCCGAGCGGCTGGGCCTGTTCCTGGCCGAGACTGGAATCGGTCCAGAGACGCTGCGGAATGCCGCATCCGACCCTCAATTTCTCGCGAGCGTGCTCGATTTCGTGATGCGCGACGACGCCACCGTGACGGCGTTCGCGAAGGCCTCCGAGTTGCACCCGACCAACATCGCTGCCGCCCGTCAGGTGCTGGGCGACCCGCAATGGGAGCGCGACGTGCCGTGACGACGGCCGCGGCAGCTCACGACGGCCCCCTCAGTTTCTGCCGAGACTGCCTCGGCGATCTCGATATCAAGGTGAAGCGCTGCAGCCATTGCGGTTCGCCGCGGCTGGTGCGACATCGCACCCTGCCCGCGCTGACGCTTGCGCATATCGACTGCGACGCGTTCTATGCCACGGTCGAGAAGCGCGACAATCCCGACATCGCCGATCGCCCCGTCATCATCGGCGGCGGCAAGCGCGGCGTCGTGTCGGCCGCCTGCTACGTCGCCCGCACCTACGGCGTCCGCTCGGCGATGCCGATGTTCAAGGCGCTGGAACTGTGCCCCGATGCGACCGTGATCCCACCCGACATGGCGAAATATGTCCGGGTCGGACGCGAGGTGCGCCACGCGATGCAGGCGCTGACGCCGCTGGTCGAGCCGCTGTCGATCGACGAGGCCTTCCTCGATCTTGCCGGCACGCAGCGCGTCCATGGCATGATTCCGGCCAAGGTGCTCGCCAAATTCGCCCGCGATGTCGAGCGCGACATCGGCATCACCGTCTCGGTCGGCCTTTCCTGCAACAAGTTCCTCGCCAAGATCGCCTCCGACCTCGACAAGCCGAGGGGCTTCGCCACGCTCGACCAGGACGAGGCGCGCGAGATGCTCGCAAGCAAGCCGGTCGGCTTCATCTACGGCGTCGGCCCCGCGACGCAGGAGAAGCTGGTGCAGCGCGGCTTCCGCATCATCGCCGATTTGCAGCGCGCCGACGAGAACGAGTTGATGAAGCAGTTCGCCAGCGAAGGCCGCAGGCTGTGGCGGCTGGCACGCGGCATCGACGACCGCACGGTGGTGCCCGACCGCGGCGCCAAGACCATCTCGAGCGAGACCACCTTCGAGACCGACATCCGCGACTTCGCAACGCTCGAACGGCTGCTCTGGAAACTGTCCGAAAAGGTCTCGGCGCGGCTGAAGACCTCTGAGCTTTCCGGCTGCACCATCACGCTGAAGCTGAAGACCGCCGACTTCCGTCAGCGCACCCGCTCGCAATCGATCCAGACCCCGACCCAGCTCGCCGCCAAGATCTTTGCGGTCTCGCGCGAGATGCTGGTGAAGGAGATCGACGGCACCGCCTTCCGCCTGATGGGCACCGGCGTCAGCGCGCTGCGCCCGGGCTCGCAGGCCAACGATTCCGACATGCTCGACCGCCGTTCGGCGCACGCCGAACGCGCCATCGACAATCTGCGCAAGAAGTTCGGCAATGCCGCCGTGATCAGGGGCATTGCGTATGAGGGACCGGCAAAGCCGGTGGAGGAGTAGTGTCCAGTTGTCATGGCCGGGCATAGCCGTCCGAAGGACCGCGTCGCTTCCGCTCGCCTATGCCCGGCCATCCATCCAGAAAGATTCTTTGAAGAGCGATGGATGCGCGGGTCAAGCCCGCGCATGACGATCGGTATCAATCCGCGACCGCAACAGCCTCGATCTCGATCAGCCATTCCGGCGCCGCCAGCGCGCTGACGCCGACCAGCGTAGAGGCCGGCGGCTCCATGCCCTCGAAGAACGCCGAGCGCGCCTTGCCGATGATCGGGCGCAGCTCCGGTTTGTAGCCGACCACGTAGGTCGTGATCTTGACGATGTTGCCGTAGCTGGCTCCGGCGGCCTTCAGCGCCATGCCGAGATTTTGCATCACCTGCGTCGTCTGCGCGGCGAGATCGCCGGCGCCGACCACCCGTCCCTCCTCGTCGACCGACACCTGTCCCGAAATGTAGATCGTGCGCGCACCCGAGGCGACGACGACATGGGAGTAGGCCGGATTGTGATGAAGGCCGCTGGGCCGAAGATGCTCGCGCTTGCTCATCATGTGCCTCCCTGACACCTGTGTTTTGGGAAGCGTACTCGCGTCGGACGGTTCCGGCCAGAGCGGTCTCGCGACGACTGCAGGCTTGCTCCGCTGTCGTCCCGGCGAAAGCCGGGACGGCGCCGAGTGGGTGGCGATAGCCAGCCATCACTTGCAGGGCTTGGAATCCCTGACGTCGAACTTGTCCAGCGCGCCCGAGATGACGAAATCGTTGTAATCCAGCACCAGCGCGCGGGAGACGCCGTTCTCGTAGAGCTCGAACGACATCGCGTAGACCGGGGTCTGCTCGCCGTCCTTGGCCCGTGCGTCGCTGTCGTAATAGCTCACCGTCACCGGCCAGCGCGTCATCGTTTTCATCGCATCGCTCGCCGTCGACGGATCGGGCGAGGACGGCGCGCGGTCGCCCGTGATCGGCCGGCCGATCACGGTCAGCGTGTTGTAGACCTTCTCGCCATTGTCGGAGCCGTCATAGACCGTCTGTTCGAGCACCGATTTGCCGTCGCGGGCGGCGACGATGATGTGCTGGATCTGCTCGGTCGGGAACACGACCTTGCCGTCGATATTGAACGTCTTCTTGACCGGCTGGGTCAGCTTCACGGTGATATGATCGCCCACCCGCTCGGCCATGCCGTCCACCGGCGCCGGTTCGCTGTCGTTCATCCGCGTGTCGATCTTGAAGCGGTAGCTTTTGCCCGCCGCGTCCTCCCAGGAGGAGGAGCGGAGATCAGAGAGCGTCACCTTGCCCTCGCCGCTGTCGAGCTCCGAGACCTGGCGGAATTCGGAGGTGTAGCCCTCGCAGGAGTTGCCGGAGAAATTGTAGAGGATGCGCCCGCGCGCATCGCTGACTGAATTGGAGCCGCGCGATTTCACCAGGCTCAGATCGTACAACGCCTGATGCGCGAGAAACGGCCCGCTGGCCGCAGCGGCAGCCGGCCCCTGAACCAGACCGGACCCTGCGGCAACGGCAATCGACAGCACCAGGGCACGCGACGGCTTCCGAAACGGCAGGATCATGATTTCTCCTCAGGGAGGCAGGGATTCGCCACAATAGTGACGGTGGTATTGCGCCGCAACTGGGGCAAATTTTACAAAATGGCAATGTGCGCGGCGAAAATGCCGCCATTTTCGGCCGCTTATCGTGCCATTCCACACCTGACAGCAACGCTATTGCTGCCGTACCGTCGCTTGCAACCGGCGGCACGATGCGCGAAACAAACCGGGCCCTGACCGCGTTTCAGGCTACATGCAATCCAATTGGGGGATCAAAAATGGCGGGTACCGTCGAACAGAAACTGACGTCACAGGGCATCACACTTCCCGAGCCGACCTCCCCGGTCGCGAACTATGTCCCCTTCGTCCGCAGCGGAAACCTGTTGTTCGTCTCGGGCCAGGTCTGCTTCAACGCCGAAGGCAAGCTGATCGCCAAGGGCAAGCTCGGCGCCGGCGTCACGATCGAGCAAGGCACCGAGGCGGCGCGCGGCTGCGCGATCAATTTGCTGGCCCAGATCAAGGCCGCGCTCGGCGACCTGGACAAGGTCGTGCGCGTGGTGCGGCTGGGCGGCTTCATCAACTCGGCGCCGGACTTCTTCGACGGACCGAAGGTCCTCAACGGCGCCTCCGATCTGATGGTTGCAGCGTTCGGCGACAAGGGCCGTCACGCCCGCACCACCGTCGGCGTCGCCTCCCTGCCGGCGGATGCCGCCGTCGAAGTCGAAGGCGTGTTCGAAGTCTCCTGAGCGATGCGCGCCCCTGATTGGCTGACAAAGCGGCCGGTCGCCCATCGCGGCCTGCACGATGCCGCACGCGGCATCATCGAGAACATGCCGGCCGCGGCCACCGCCGCGGTCGCGGGCAATTTTGCCATCGAGTGCGATATCCAGCTCACCGCCGACGGCGAGGCGATGGTGCATCACGACGATGCGCTCGGTCGCCTCACCGAGGGCTCGGGCCTGCTGGTGAGCATGACCGCAGCCGAGCTGAAGGCGATCAAGTTCAAGAATACCTCCGAGCAGATGATGACACTCGGCGATCTCTGCGCGCTGGTCGCCGGCCGCGTCCCGCTGGTGGTCGAGGTGAAGAGCCATTTCGACGGCGACCGCAAGCTGGTAGCTCGGATGGCCGAGGTGCTGTCGTCCTATTCCGGCCCTGTTGTCGGCATGTCGTTCGACCCCGACCAGGTGCTGGCGCTGCGCGAGATCATGCCGGGCCTGCCGCGCGGCATCACCGCCCAGCGCACCTATGACGACAGTTCCTGGACCAAGCTGACGCCGGCGCAGCGCGACAGCATGCTCTATCTGCGCCACGGCTTCAAAACCGAGCCGCATTTCGTTGCCTTCTGGGTCAACCAGCTGCCGGCGCCGGCGCCCTGGATCGCCCGCAAGGTGTTCGGCTGCCCGCTGCTGGCCTGGACTGTGCGGACCGCGGAACAGCGCGAACGCGCCGCGCGCTACGCCGACCAGATCATTTTCGAGGGGTTTACACCGGGAACCTGACATGTCCCCTTGCAGCCTTGAAGTCGTCGCTGCGATGCACGATCTTGGCAAGGGCTGGTAAGGCGTTGGTCAAGCGTTGGTCGTCATCGGCGATGGCGGAATGCGGAGCATGATCCGGAAGTGGAGCCAGCTGTTCCGGAAAGGTCATGCTCGAACGAGGCACCGGTCTTCATTCTCGATGGCGTCTTCTGAAATCACCCTAGAAGCTGTAGCTGACATCGGCGGCATTCCGGCCGCCGAATGGGACGCCTGCGCCAATCCGAAGCCGGATGCGGACAGCATCCATAACCTCGACACGCTGGCCTCGCCCGGCTCTGGAGGCGATTGCCAAGCGATCGCAAGTTCGGGCTATAACCCGTTCGTTTCTCACGCCTTTTTCGCGGCCGCCGAAGCCTCCAATTCGGCCTGCCCGCGGACCGGCTGGGGCCCCCGGCATCTGGTGGCCAAGCTCGATGGCCGGATCGTCGGTGTCGTGCCCTGCTATCTGAAATCGCACTCGCAGGGCGAATACGTGTTCGACCGCGGCTGGGCCGAGGCCTATCACCGTGCCGGCGGCAGCTATTACCCGAAGCTGCAGGTCTCCGTCCCCTTCACGCCCGCGACCGGGCCGCGGCTTCTGATCCGCGACGGCGTCGACCGCGAGGCGATCAGCTCGGCGCTGGCGCGGGGCTTAAGGGCGCTCTGCAACGCTACCGAAGCCTCCTCCGTGCACGTGACGTTTGCCCGCGAGGACGAGGCAAAATTCCTCGGCGCGCACGGCTTCCTGCAGCGGACCGACCAGCAGTTCCACTGGCACAATGAGGGTTACAAGACCTTCGACGATTTCCTCGGCTCGCTGAACTCGCGCCACCGCAAGGGGATCAAGCGCGAACGCCGCGAGGCGGTCGCCGCCGGGATCACGATCCACTGGCTGACCGGCGCTGACATCACCGAGGACGCCTGGGATGCGTTTTTCGAATTCTACATGGAGACCGGCTCGCGCAAATGGGGCCGGCCTTATCTGACGCGAAAGTTCTTCTCGCTGATCGGCGAGAGCATGAGCCGGGACGTGCTGCTTGTGATGGCCAAGCGCAACGGACGCTGGATCGCGGGCGCCATCAACTTCATCGGCTCGGATACGTTGTTCGGCCGCAACTGGGGCGCGGTCGAGCATCATCCTTTCCTGCATTTCGAGGTCTGCTATTACCAGGCGATCGACTTCGCGATTCAGCGCGGGCTCAAGGTGGTCGAGGCCGGCGCGCAGGGCGAGCACAAGCTGGCGCGCGGCTACCTGCCGCAGACCACCCATTCAGCGCACTACATCGCCGATCCCGGTCTGCGCAAAGCGATTGCCGATTACCTCAAACGCGAGCGCGACTATGTCGCCGAAGTCGGACGCGAGCTGGCCGAGGCCGGCCCGTTCCGGAAGACCGTCGACGACGACGCTTGACGTTTGGATCGCGACCGAGACATTAAACCCACAAAATCCAGGGAGCCGCCGCCATGCCCGCCGCCTATGACAACAACAATCCGTTCGCAAAAATCCTGCGCGGCGAATTCCCCTGCTACAAGGTCTATGAAAACGGGCACGTGCTTGCCTTCCTCGACATCATGCCGCGCTCGCCCGGCCACACGCTGGTGATCCCGAAGGCCGCTGCCCGCAACATCCTCGACATCAAGGCTGATGACTACGCCCATGTCGCGCGCGCCGGCCACAAGATCGCCGCCGCTGCGATGAAGGCGTTCGAGGCCGACGGCATCACGGTGCAGCAGTTCAACGAGCCCGCCGGCGGCCAGGTGGTCTTCCATCTGCACATGCACGTGATGCCGCGCAAGGACGGCGTCGCGCTGCTGCCGCCCGCGAGCCATAAGGAAGACGGCAAGGTGCTGGAGGCGAATGCGGCGAAGCTGATCGCGGCGTTGAAGTGACGCCACCGGCGTCATTCCCCGATGCGCAATTGCGCATCTGAGGGCGCGCCACTTGGCGCGAGCCCGGAATCCATTCTTCCGCAAATCTTGAACTGACGAGCGACCGCGCTTGCGGCCCGATGGATTCCGGGCTCGTCGCTGCGCGACGCCCCGGAATGACGAGTTACTCCGTCTCGAAATCCCCAGCCTGCGGCGAAGCCAGCGGGGTGAACTCGCAGCGGTCGGGCTTGACGTCGATCAGCGGTGTCTCGTCGAGGCAGTCGAGGCCGCGCACCAGGATGACGTTGCCCTCGACGCCGACCAGCTTGACGATCGAGGTGCCGATCGGATTCGGCCGCACCGGCGAGCGCAGCGAGAAGGTGCCGCGGGTGTTGCCGTTGTTCTTCGGGCTTTGCAGCACGATGTCGCGGCGCGACTGGTGCAGCCAGTACAGCACTTCGAGGTTCGAATAGAAATCGACGCCCTTGATCGCGGCGACCCAGGGCTCGAAGATCTCGAGCCGGCACACCGGGCCGTCATGCCGCCCCTGTCGCGGCGTCGCCAGCCGCGAGGTCCAGGGCGTGCGGATGCGGCCGATGAAGACGAGGCCGGCATCGCGCGCCGCCGGAATGTCGACGGCGACCTCGCCCTGGCGCAATTCCATTTCACGTACCATGTGTCAGTCCAACGATATGTTCAGCGTCTTGACCACGCCCGCCCACCGCGCCCGATCGGCACCTACGTATTTGTCGATCTCGGCCTGGCTCTTCGGCCGCAGCGGCGGAAAACCGATCTTGACCAGCGAAGCGCGAAACGCCTCGTCGTTCAAGGCCCGGTCGAGGCTGGCCTTGATCTTGTCGGCGACGTCGTCAGGCACTTTCGACGGCGCTGCGATACCATACCAGACGCTGACCGCATAATCGGGATAGCCGCTCTCGGCGATCGTCGGCAGATCGGGCAGATCGGCGATGCGCTCCGTCGAACTGACGCCAAGCGCGCGCAGCATGCCGGACCTGACCGGCGGCAGCGCGGTGCCGAGCGTATCGAACATCAGCTGGATGTTGCCTGACAAGAGGTCGGTCAGCGCCGGCCCGGCGCCCTTGTAGGGTACATGGGTCATCTCGACGCCGGCCATCTGCTTGAACATCTCGCCGGCGAGATGAACGGTGCCGCCGGTGCCGGCCGATCCGAAATTGAGTTTTCCGGGATTCTTCTTCGCGTAGGCGACGAACTCGGCAATCGTTGTGGCGGGCACCGAGGGATGCACCTCCATGATCATCGGCGCATCCGTGATGACGGACAGCAGGCGAAAATCCCTGGTCGGATCATAGGGCAGCTTTTTGTAGAGCAGCGGGTTGAGCACGAAGATCGAGGCCGCCGTCACGAACAACGTGTAGCCGTCGGGATCGGAGCGCGCGACGGCCTCGGCGCCGATCGCGCCCTGCGCGCCGGCCTTGTTCTCGACCACGACCACCTGCTTGAGATCGCGCCCCAGATACTCGCCGACGATGCGGCCGAGCACGTCGGTCGGTCCGCCCGCGGCATAGGGCACCACGAGCTTGATCGGACGCGTCGGATAGTCGGCAGCGCGTGCCGGCAGCGCCACCGTCAGTAACGCGGCCAGAGCAACGATGAATGCCGATGGTGCGCGCCGCTGCATGCCGTTTCCCCCGTTGTTGTTCTTGGGGCACGAGAGTAGCGGATAATGCGCTCGCCGCAATCAGCCGAGCCAGTATTTGCCCGAGAGCATGACGATTTCACCGGCGATCACGCCGGCGAAGATCGATTTCCGTGTGAGCATAAACACCACGAAGCCTGCTGCGACGGCGCCGTAGCGCAGCCAGTCCGGCACGCTGGCCAGCGCGCCCGGCGGCTGCACCACGATCTGCGCGATGATACCGGCGAGGATCGCGGTGGCGACCGCCCTCACCCAGACCAGGAGCTCGGAATTCTCGTCGATGCCGCCGCCGAACCACAGGCCGAGCATGCGCCAGATCTGGTTGGGGATGACGCCGGCGACGAACAGGATCGCCAGCGCGTGCCAGTCGCCGATGAAGCCCGTCATGCGCGCGCCCTCACGCTGCCTGCCCTTGCCCGGTGCACGCCATAGGCAATGGTGCCCGCGACGACGCCGCTGACCAGGATGTCGACACCGCTGTTCAGCATGGCCGCCAGCGGGAACAGCAACAGCCCGAGCACCAGTGCGACGACGTCGGCGAGCTCGCGGCAGTTGCGCGCAGTCGAGAACAGGAAGGCGAGCGGCGTCAGCATCAGCATGCCGGCGGCCAATAGCGGCGTGAGGTTGGCGGCGAGCGTGTAGCCGATCGTGTTGGCGATCAGGCAGACGGTGACGAGGCCGCAGCCGAGCCCGTGGATAAAGGCGATCCGTCTGATACGCGGCACCTGCGGCAGGAAGCGGAAGCACTCGACCCACAGCGTCACCGCCGTCAGATGCGCCACCAGGATCAGATGCCGCCGTTTGGTCTGTTCGGTGCGCATCATCGGCAACACCGACACCACCATCGGGAACAGCCTGATCGCGCTGACGGTGACCGCAACAGCCGACTGCAGCACGGTGGCACCGGAGCCGAGCG
It includes:
- a CDS encoding cell envelope integrity EipB family protein produces the protein MILPFRKPSRALVLSIAVAAGSGLVQGPAAAAASGPFLAHQALYDLSLVKSRGSNSVSDARGRILYNFSGNSCEGYTSEFRQVSELDSGEGKVTLSDLRSSSWEDAAGKSYRFKIDTRMNDSEPAPVDGMAERVGDHITVKLTQPVKKTFNIDGKVVFPTEQIQHIIVAARDGKSVLEQTVYDGSDNGEKVYNTLTVIGRPITGDRAPSSPDPSTASDAMKTMTRWPVTVSYYDSDARAKDGEQTPVYAMSFELYENGVSRALVLDYNDFVISGALDKFDVRDSKPCK
- a CDS encoding RidA family protein; translated protein: MAGTVEQKLTSQGITLPEPTSPVANYVPFVRSGNLLFVSGQVCFNAEGKLIAKGKLGAGVTIEQGTEAARGCAINLLAQIKAALGDLDKVVRVVRLGGFINSAPDFFDGPKVLNGASDLMVAAFGDKGRHARTTVGVASLPADAAVEVEGVFEVS
- a CDS encoding glycerophosphodiester phosphodiesterase is translated as MRAPDWLTKRPVAHRGLHDAARGIIENMPAAATAAVAGNFAIECDIQLTADGEAMVHHDDALGRLTEGSGLLVSMTAAELKAIKFKNTSEQMMTLGDLCALVAGRVPLVVEVKSHFDGDRKLVARMAEVLSSYSGPVVGMSFDPDQVLALREIMPGLPRGITAQRTYDDSSWTKLTPAQRDSMLYLRHGFKTEPHFVAFWVNQLPAPAPWIARKVFGCPLLAWTVRTAEQRERAARYADQIIFEGFTPGT
- a CDS encoding GNAT family N-acetyltransferase; this encodes MASSEITLEAVADIGGIPAAEWDACANPKPDADSIHNLDTLASPGSGGDCQAIASSGYNPFVSHAFFAAAEASNSACPRTGWGPRHLVAKLDGRIVGVVPCYLKSHSQGEYVFDRGWAEAYHRAGGSYYPKLQVSVPFTPATGPRLLIRDGVDREAISSALARGLRALCNATEASSVHVTFAREDEAKFLGAHGFLQRTDQQFHWHNEGYKTFDDFLGSLNSRHRKGIKRERREAVAAGITIHWLTGADITEDAWDAFFEFYMETGSRKWGRPYLTRKFFSLIGESMSRDVLLVMAKRNGRWIAGAINFIGSDTLFGRNWGAVEHHPFLHFEVCYYQAIDFAIQRGLKVVEAGAQGEHKLARGYLPQTTHSAHYIADPGLRKAIADYLKRERDYVAEVGRELAEAGPFRKTVDDDA
- a CDS encoding HIT domain-containing protein, yielding MPAAYDNNNPFAKILRGEFPCYKVYENGHVLAFLDIMPRSPGHTLVIPKAAARNILDIKADDYAHVARAGHKIAAAAMKAFEADGITVQQFNEPAGGQVVFHLHMHVMPRKDGVALLPPASHKEDGKVLEANAAKLIAALK
- the tsaA gene encoding tRNA (N6-threonylcarbamoyladenosine(37)-N6)-methyltransferase TrmO; the encoded protein is MVREMELRQGEVAVDIPAARDAGLVFIGRIRTPWTSRLATPRQGRHDGPVCRLEIFEPWVAAIKGVDFYSNLEVLYWLHQSRRDIVLQSPKNNGNTRGTFSLRSPVRPNPIGTSIVKLVGVEGNVILVRGLDCLDETPLIDVKPDRCEFTPLASPQAGDFETE
- a CDS encoding Bug family tripartite tricarboxylate transporter substrate binding protein, whose amino-acid sequence is MQRRAPSAFIVALAALLTVALPARAADYPTRPIKLVVPYAAGGPTDVLGRIVGEYLGRDLKQVVVVENKAGAQGAIGAEAVARSDPDGYTLFVTAASIFVLNPLLYKKLPYDPTRDFRLLSVITDAPMIMEVHPSVPATTIAEFVAYAKKNPGKLNFGSAGTGGTVHLAGEMFKQMAGVEMTHVPYKGAGPALTDLLSGNIQLMFDTLGTALPPVRSGMLRALGVSSTERIADLPDLPTIAESGYPDYAVSVWYGIAAPSKVPDDVADKIKASLDRALNDEAFRASLVKIGFPPLRPKSQAEIDKYVGADRARWAGVVKTLNISLD